The Panacibacter microcysteis DNA window CAAAGCTTGTCCGAAGGGGCACTTTAAATGCGCCGTAGAAATAAATGATGATCAATTGCTCAATATAATTCTCTGATAAATGGACATGCAGCAACAGGCACTCGTTTCAATAATTATGGCCACCTACAATGGCGAAAAATTTATTGAAGCACAACTTGACTCGATCGTTCATCAAACGTATACAAACACCGAGATCATTATTCTTGATGATGGCAGTACAGACAATACAAGGCAGATATTACAACGATATGCAAGCCTGTACAAAAACATACAACTCATTTTTAATGATACCAACCTCGGCTACATCAAAAATTTTGAAAAAGGGTGTTCAATTGCCAAAGCTGCATACGTCTCGTTTTGCGACCAGGATGATGTCTGGGACCTTGACAAGACCACCATATTGATGCAGGCATTAGGCAATGCCACACTGGTATATTGTGATGACTTTCTGGTAAATGAAAAATTGCAAAGTTTAAACAGGAAGCACTCTGATCTCAAAAATCTTTCTTCGTTTGATAATTGCCTGTACTTTGCTACAGACAATTGTGTTGGCGGGCATAATATGATCATTAAAAAAGAAGCACTGCAAAAAATGTTGCCGTTTCCTCCCATAATGCCACACGATCTTTGGTGCGCATTCAATGCCTGTTTTTATAGTGGTATACAGTATGTTGATCAGCCGTTGGTAAAGTGGCGCCAGCACGGGCACAATATCACTACATCATCAAAAACCGATGCAGAAAAACTTGCGGAAACAAGAAAACGCATTGCACTCTTTTACGAAACGTGTCCCCCGCAATTTTTGACAGAAAAAACAGTATTGAAAAAATTGATGAAAAGCTATGAAGGCTATTCCTTATCGAATAATTTCCTGCGCATGCGCCTGTTTTTCACTCACAAAAAATATTTGCTTGGCATGAAGAAGAAAAGTGAGTTCCGTAAAATTCTTTTTTGCCTGAAAATGTTTTTCAAAATGCGTTTGCATGTTGCATAAAACTGTCGCCACATTGCTGCAGTACAAGAGTGCGACGCAACAGGCGCTGAAAAATGATGTGTAGCTGACTACCTGCATATTTACTTTGCAGTAGCAGCGAGATTTTGATAAATGGTGATGTATTTCCTGGCGGCTTCATCCCAGCTAAATAATGCAGCACGCTGCATGATTGCTTCCTGAGGATGAACAGAATGGTAGTGTTGCAGGCCATGTAAAAAAGCCTGCTGCATGTCTTGTGCTTCAAACGAGGTAAAATAATATGCAGCATCCCCGCCTATCTCAGGCAAGCTGGTAGCGTGAGCAATAAAAACCGGCTTCCCAAAAGCCATTGCCTCAATTACGGGCAGTCCAAAACCCTCTGCTATAGAAGGAAATACAAATGCCGCACAATGGTGCAGGTACCATTGCTTATCGCTTTCTGACACGGTTCCCGCAAATACCAACCGCTCTGCTACACCAAGGTCTGCTGCACATTGTTTGATCTTCTTAAGATATTGCTCATCCTGTACAACACCCGCAATCACAAGCTGGTAATTATTATCCTTAAGCAAGGCAGGCAGCACATGAAAGTTCTTCTTCTCCATAATGGTACCAATGGTAAAAATAAATGGTGCGGCGGGTATTGCAGCAGGAGCAATCACTTCCTGCAGCCTGTCTATATTACAACCATTATACACAACACTAAGCGGTTTGCCTGCAATTGTAAGATGTTTTAAAACATCCTGCTTTACATACTCAGATATTGTACAGATATGATCTGCATTGTTAATGTGTGCCTGTATCTTCTGCAAAGATTTTTTAATGCGGCTTTCATCGGGTGTGTGCTCGTACAGGAAGTTGAGATCGTGAATCGTTAATACTTTTTTCAACTTTTTTGAAGCAGGCGAGTAATTAGAGCTTTGGTAAGTTCCGTGCCATACATCATACTTTTTTGCAGAAGGAAACACAAACTTGTGTAGGCTTTTCTGATGGAGGTATGCTGTTGAATTACCAAAGATATTCAATGCAGATGGCGGTACATACATCGTTAGCCGTTCTTTGTGTGCATCAACATTTCTTACCAGGGCCCTGCCTAACTGCAGGCAAAAATGATACAACCCGGTGTGCTGATACCGCATGCGCTCACAATCAAAAAGAATATTGTTCATGTATCACTTTACGGTTTGCTGTGCTACAAAATTGTACAGATTAAACTGCTCATTTGTTTCAAAATATTGCTTTATGTCATTGAACAATTGCAGCTTACTTACATCTTTCATTTTTCTTTCCTGTATAAGCTGGTATGCCCTTTCTGCAAGTAACCAATACTTTCTGTCGGTAGAAAAAAGGTTATGAAACTGCGCAATTACTGCATGGTATAATTCTGCTATACCCGCATGCGTTGCAGCTATTGTTTTAATAACCGGAATCTCTTTATGAACACGTTGAAAAACCGGTGCCAGCATAGCTTTCAGGTACCTCACAAACCGGTCTGCATCAGGCCGGTCGCATTTGTTTACCACAAACACATCGCCTATTTCCATGATACCCGATTTCATGGTTTGAATTTCATCACCTCCTTCCGGCACCATGACCACAACTGTAACATCGGCAAGCCCTGCTATATCAATCTCGTTTTGTCCTACACCAACAGTTTCCACCAATATAAAATCAAAACCTGCAGCTTTCAGGTACTCTGTTACTTCAATGATCATCGGGCTTAAACCACCCAATGCATTCCTGGATGCCATAGAGCGTATATAAACCCTGTCATTATTGTACCATTTACTCATACGCACCCTGTCTCCCAGTAATGCACCCATATTAAAGGGAGATGACGGATCAATGCATAATACGGCAACACGTTTTCCATCAGCAAGCATTTCAGCAATCAGCGCATCGGCCAGTGTGCTTTTACCGGCGCCGGGCGCCCCCGTTAAACCAACGATACCGGCTTTACGCTGTCCATTTTGCAGCAGCAATGACTCAAAACCGGCAACCCTGTTTTCAATCAGTGAAATATTTCTTGCTATTTGTTTAATGTTTAACTGCATCAGAAGTTATTACCCGTAAAGATTTTTATATGCTGAATAATGTTACCGGCAGTATTTTTTCATGGCATCACCTGTTGCGTCGCACACTTGTACTGTATATCATTTTTCAACAACGCAATATATTGTTTCGTTCAGCTTTATGCTAACTTTCGTGCTGCTTTATCAAGCGCAAGTTGTATACTCATTGGTTGTATTGCTGCCATACAATGGCAGCCCGCAGTATTCCTGCTACAATCAGTACATGTTTTATCTTCCACAAACACTGTTGTATACTTACCAACAGGCGCCCACCTGCCGGGATGTATCGGCCGCATAGGCGGGTATATGCCCATTGCATGTTTACCAAGCGCTGCTGCAATGTGTAAAGGTCCGGTACTATTGGCCACCAGTGCATCACACTTATTGATAAAAGCCATGAACTGATCGAGATCCATTTTGCCTGTTATATCGTGCACCAGGTTGCCAACTGCATCAAACAAGGGTTGCAGGCTTCCTCTTTCTTTCGGCGTGCCGGAGATAAAAATATTGTACCTGTTTTGATCAAGTAAATGCACCAGCTTTACGAAGTTTTCCAGGCCCCATTCTCTTGCGCTGCCCTGTGATTTTGGGTGCAGTATTACATTGAATTTATGTTCGTCAATCAATGCCCTGAATTCGCTTTTCAGTTCCTGCAATTGTTGTAACCCAAAAAGCGGCACCAGGTTTTCTATTTGCAGGTTTTCGTAAATACCTAATGCTTCCAGCAACTTCAGGTTCAGTTGTGCCTCGTGCAGGTCAGACTTTTTACGGCTGAGCCTTACCAGTTTATTACAGGTAGTCCAGTGATAAAGCCTGTTAGTGGTGCCAATGCGTAATGGTATACCAATCTCTTTGGCCCGCTTTGCGATGGAGGCCAGTGGAAAAACGTGTAATATCACCTGCGGTGCTTCACCACATACATCTACCGGTTTGCTATAAAAATCTTCTACGTCTATAAACTCATCCACATATTTACATGCGTTGATAACAGGTTTGGTATACGCCTTACCTAGCCATGCAACTTTTATAGCGGGGAAATGTTTTTTTAAAACTGCTGCCACAGGCAATGTCAACACTACATCACCAATGCTGTCGGTTCTGCTGATAATGATATTCGCAGGTTGTTGCATGCAAGCTATATAATGCGGTAATTTTTAAAATCGAATGGCCTGATACTCGTGAGCTTTTCAAACCTGTACAGCAGGGCATCTTTAAGTGAAAAATGTTTTTTGGAAAGATCAATATCAATATTCCAGTTTTTCTTTTCAATGCGGTCTTTCATTACTGCAGGATGACTGCCCGTGAATTTCTGCAGAGAATCAAAATCGTCGAAGTTGAATGCATCTTCCTGTTGCACATACTGTCGCCATTCTTCTGAATCTTCGTTCCAGAAGCGGCTGACATGCTGCTGCTTTTGCTTCATTTGCTTTGGACTCTTTACCCAGCCGTAATGATATACACAGGCATCGATTAGCTTTACTTTAAGCTTGGTTTGCCCGATACGAAAACCCTGTGCATCTCTGTATGCAGCAATACGTTTATCGTTTCTTATTATTCTAACCTCGCGGTGGTACCAACGTCTGCTGTCGCCTACATAATCGTACGTGCCATAAAAATGAAGATACCTGAATAACAAACCTTCCACATTTGTATCGGTCTTATACTTTTCGCACGCTGTTTTGATTGCCGGCAAATACTGCTCATGAATAACTTCATCGCCCTGTATGTAAAACGCCCAGTCACTTGCAGGATCGATGAGTTGAAAAGCCTTGTCTGTTTCAACGGCCAAAACCCTGCCTCCTTTGCGGAGACTGAGATCCCATGTTGAATAATGAATCTTTATTTTAGGATCGTTGATAGCCTTTATGAGGCCTGTTGTATCGTCTTCAGAATCACCAATCAAAACAACCATTTCATCTACAACAGGCAGTATTGATCTGATGGCTTCCACGATCGGGTAATCGTTGATTATTGCATTTCTTATAATGGTAAAACCAGATATCTTCATGTTGCCCGTGTATGGCTGCAAAGAACGGAAATTATAAGACGTAATTTTTACTTTATTACTACTATGCAATTTACATTTAAGCGCTAAATTGCAATTTACGTTTTTAAGCTATGATCAATTTTATTCCCATATTTCCTTTGAGTATCGTTGTTTACCCCGGTGAGCAACTAAACCTGCACATCTTCGAGGACCGATACAAACAACTGGTAAATGAGTGCTACAGTTTACAAAAACCTTTCGGCATTCCTTCTGTAGTAAATAATAATGTTACCGACCTTGGCACGCTTGTAAAAGTGAAGGAAATAGTGAAAGTATATGATGATGGCAAAATGGACATAAGAACCGAAGGCCTGAGTGTTTTTCGCGTACTGGAGGTGATTAAGAAAGTGCCGGATAAATTATACAGTGGTGCCATTGTGGAATACCCGGCCAATGAAATGAACCTGGTGCGTGCCATGATGCAGCAAATACTGACCAGCATACGTGAGCTGCATAAGCTGCTGAAGATTACAAAAGACATTAAAAAGCCTGACGATGAACTGCTGAGCTATGATGTTGCGCACCATGCCGGGCTAACGTTAGAAGAAGAATATGAGCTGCTTGGGCTGTTGCGCGAAGATCAGCGACTGGAGTACCTGAAACGCCATTTAAACAAAGTTATTCCAATGATCAATGGCATAGAATTACTGAAAGAAAAAATTCAGCTGAATGGCCATTTCAGGGAATTGAAGGGTTTCAATTTTGACTTTTGACAGCATAAATGACCTGGAAAAACACAACACCCGTGACGATTTTATATTAACTGACGCCGGCAGCACCCTTGCTGACACATATGCTGCAGTACAAGTGTGCGACGCAACCAAAGCCGCATAGCAGCAATGCAGCTGGGCACATAAAAAAACTTATGCAAACACAACCAGCACCAATACAGGTTCAGCACCTGTTTGAACCGCTCGATGATAGTTTAATGGAACTTTTGTACGCGTTAACGCCGGCTGATTGGGAAAAGTCAACCGTTGCACGCTTATGGAAAGTAAAAGACGTGGCGGCTCACTTACTGGATGGTAACATACGGACGCTCTCTTTGCAGAAAGACCGCTATTTTGGTGAAACGCCGCCTGCAATAAACACGTACAATGAACTTGTAGACTGGCTGAATAAACTGAACGCTGACTGGGTTGCGGCTGCAAAGAGAATGAGTCCTGCCGTATTAATACTGCTGCATGAAGCAACGCGAAAGGAAACCAGCGCTTATTATAAGTCGCTCAACCTGTATGACAAAGCTGTATTTGCAGTATCGTGGGCGGGTGAAGAAGAAAGTTTAAACTGGTTGCATATTGCACGGGAGTACACGGAGAAATGGCTACACCAGCAGCAGATAAGAGACGCCGTGCATAAACCGGGCATAATGACCAGTACATTTTTTTATCCTTTTATGGATACATGTATGTACGCGCTGCCTTACACATATAAAAACATTGATGCAGCAACAGGTACAACGATTGAACTACACATCGAGGGTGACGGAGGCGGCTCGTGGTTGCTTACAAAAACAGGCAGCGGCTGGTTACTGAGCAAAGAATATGAAAGGAATGTAACCGCACGTATCTCGCTTCCTGCAGCTATTGCCTGGAAGTTGTTTTCGAAAAGCATGCGCCCGGCTGATATTACAAACAGTATACATGTTACGGGCGATGAAACGCTGGCGTTGCATGCTTTGAACATGATTTCGGTAATGGCATGATCAGTTTACAGATCGCCTAATTGAGGCCGCATAACAATCTCTTCTACGCAGGCCTGTGCAGACAATCTGGCAACCGCAAATACCATCCCGGCAACATCATTTGCCTCCATCATGCGTTTTGCATCTATACCGCTTGCCGACCAGGAATCGGTATAAGCAGCGCCGGGTATAACAGCCGTTACTTTTATATTATAGGGTTTCATCTCCTCGCGCAGGTTTTTGCTAAACCCCAGTAGTGCGAACTTGCTGATGCTGTAAGCACCACCATTATTATACGCCTGTATAGAAGCGATAGAACAGATATTGAAGATATGACCTTCTTTTACCTGCATCATAGCAGGTAGCAGCAGCCTGGTAAGGTGGTATGCGCTGTACAGGTTTGTTTCAATCATTTGTTCCAATGCGCCGTCGGGCTCGTTGTGTACGCTGCCAGGGATAAACTGGCCGGCATTATTGATAATGATGCCGGGTGTGCCGAACGACAGGCACCAGTTAGCAAAAGCCGTTACATGTTCAGTCACGCTCATGTCTGCCGCTTTTGCGTGTACGGCAGATTGCGGATAATTTGTTTGGAGTTCATTTACCAGTTCGTAAAGATTGTATTCATTACGGGCACATAATAACAGCGTATTACCAGCCGCTGCGAACTGTGTTGCCATCGCTTTCCCCAATCCTTTTGACGCTCCCGTAATTATTACATGCATAACAATTGATTTAGCTCCGGCAAGTTAACAGCAAATTGATAAACTCAACAAGCTTAAGTTGTATTTTGCGGCATGAAATACCGGCATCTTTTCTTCGATCTTGATCATACGTTGTGGGATTTTGAGACAAACGCCAAAGAAACCATCCGGGAAGTGTATGATCTTAACAGCTTACATCTTCTTGGTATTGACAACTTCGATGAATTTTTTAACAGGTACAGCTATCATAACGAGCGGCTTTGGGACCGCTACACAAAAGGCTACATAAAGCAGGAGGAACTACGCTGGAAAAGGATGTGGCTTGCCATGCTGGATTTTAAAGTTGCAGATGAAGCAATGGCTAAACGCATGTCTGCTGAATTTCTTGAACGCCTGCCGCTTAAAACAAATCTTTTCCCATATACGATTGAAATACTTGAATACCTCAATAAAAAGGGCTACATTCTTCACCTCGTAACAAACGGTTTTGAGAATGTGCAGTTCAGCAAACTGCAAAACAGTAACCTGCGCAACTATTTCAGGGAAATAATAACTTCAGAAGGATCTAACAGCCTAAAACCAAATAAAGAAATTTTTGAGTATGCGCTAAGCAAAAGTGGCGCGTTGGCGCATGAAAGCGTTATGATAGGAGACAATCTGGATGCGGATATACAGGGAGGAATTAATGCAGGGCTGGATACTATTTTTGTGAACCATTTAAAGATCGACCCGCATATACAAGCGACCTATGTTATTACACACCTGAAAGAACTGGAAGATATATTTTAAAATCGTCTAAGTTTATATGGAAATTTTCAGGAATATTTGGCATTTCTGGCAGAAAGATTAACTCGTAAAAGTGTAGAAAATAATGCCCACAACGGGCAAGCTGCTCCTCATTTATTTAGCCTGTCGACAACATTGAAAATGATATCCCGGTTAAATGGTTTGGCAATAAAATAATCAGCACCTTTTTCATAGGCTTTGAGACGGTCTGCGGATGAATCTATTGCCGTTACCACCACAATACGTGTAAAAGGATGATTTCTTTTTACATAATCTATAAAATCAACACCCAAACCATCGGGAAGGTGGTTATCTAAGAATAAAATTGACGGAGTTTCTTTTTTCAGCATTCGCTGTGCATCTGATAATGTATTTACATAGGTTGACCGAAGACTTTTTTTCTTTAAAATACCGTCCAGCAGGTAACATATATCCACCTCATCATCAACAATCAATGCTTTTAAAATTTTATCTCTCACACTACTGGTTTCCACGTTCTACTTATTTAACAGTGAATTGAATAAGTATCAAAGGGTTAAAAAATGTGCCACTAATTATGGTTACATGCGGTTATTCGCTAAACAAGACGCAAAAAAAGATCAAAGTATACTGTTTTCAAATATGGTAACTTCATAATCAGCAAAAACTGGCATGAAATTCTACACTATTTCACACTGGTACCATTGCAAATCCTCATTTAAAGTTGACGTTACAAAGACATGAAAAAGAAAATATTAATAATTGACGACGACACCGATATCTGCCTCCTTCTAAGTAAATTTTTAGCACGCAAGGGTTACGAAGCCGACACTGCATACAGCGGGGTAAAAGGCATCAGCATGTTCTCGCAGGGTAATTACGATGCGGTACTGTGCGATTACCGTTTGGGTGATAAAGATGGTAAGGATGTACTTGCTCAATTGAAAGCAACAGACCCCAAAGCCATCGTCATTGTTATTACAGGGTATTCTGATATTAAAACCGCGGTAGAGATCATTAAAGCCGGTGCTTACGATTATATTACCAAGCCACTTATACCTGATGAGGTTTTAAATGTACTTTCTGCTGCATTCAACCAGTCAGAAACCGGCAGCCTAACCATACCTGTTTCGTCCGTTGCGAAACCGGCTGTAAAAAGATCAAATACCACAAGTGTGGATTTTATGATCGGCAATGCTGCAGCTACCAAAGAATTATACAGGCAAATTGAGATCGTAGCCCCAACGGGTTACAGTATTATCCTTTATGGTGAAAGTGGCACAGGTAAAGAAGTGGTAGCCAGGACCATCCACGATTACAGTGACAGAAAGGGAAAGCCTTTTGTTGCAGTTGATTGTGGTACACTATCAAAAGAATTAAGCGGCAGTGAATTGTTTGGTCACGTAAAAGGCGCATTTACCGGCGCGCTGAATGATAAAGACGGGCATTTTGAGACAGCTAATGGCGGCACGCTTTTCCTCGATGAAGTTGCCAACCTGTCGCCCGATGTACAGGCATCTTTGCTGCGTGTAATACAGGAAAGAAAATTCAAACGCGTAGGTGGCACCAAAGAAATGGATGTAGATGTACGTATTATCGTGGCTTCCAATGAAAACCTGCAGGATGCCTACCGCAGGGGCAAATTCAGGGAAGATCTTTACCACCGCTTTAACGAGTTTTCGATTAACCTGCCACCACTTCGCAACCGTAAAGATGACATCATTTCTTTTGCAAATTTCTTTCTTGCCAAAACCAACCAGGAATTGAATAAAGAAGTAGTAGGGTTTGAAGACAGGGTAATAAGCATGTTCCTTAGTTACAGCTGGCCGGGCAACCTGAGAGAGTTCAGGAATGTTGTCAGACGCTCAGTATTGCTTACACCTGGCGGCACCACTATAAAGGCAGATACATTGCCATGGGAAATTACCGGTAATAGCGCGCTCGATACAGCAGCACCACCTGTAAATGAAGCTGGCTACCTGCAAAACGCTGTAGTCATGAACAGCAGCAACCCTACGGCCGTTCCACCGGTAAGGGAACTGGATCTGAAAAGCACCGCGGTAAAGGCAGAATACGAAACCATTATGAACCTGTTGAAGCAGGTTAATTACAATAAGAAAAAG harbors:
- a CDS encoding glycosyltransferase family 2 protein, whose product is MDMQQQALVSIIMATYNGEKFIEAQLDSIVHQTYTNTEIIILDDGSTDNTRQILQRYASLYKNIQLIFNDTNLGYIKNFEKGCSIAKAAYVSFCDQDDVWDLDKTTILMQALGNATLVYCDDFLVNEKLQSLNRKHSDLKNLSSFDNCLYFATDNCVGGHNMIIKKEALQKMLPFPPIMPHDLWCAFNACFYSGIQYVDQPLVKWRQHGHNITTSSKTDAEKLAETRKRIALFYETCPPQFLTEKTVLKKLMKSYEGYSLSNNFLRMRLFFTHKKYLLGMKKKSEFRKILFCLKMFFKMRLHVA
- a CDS encoding glycosyltransferase family 4 protein, translated to MNNILFDCERMRYQHTGLYHFCLQLGRALVRNVDAHKERLTMYVPPSALNIFGNSTAYLHQKSLHKFVFPSAKKYDVWHGTYQSSNYSPASKKLKKVLTIHDLNFLYEHTPDESRIKKSLQKIQAHINNADHICTISEYVKQDVLKHLTIAGKPLSVVYNGCNIDRLQEVIAPAAIPAAPFIFTIGTIMEKKNFHVLPALLKDNNYQLVIAGVVQDEQYLKKIKQCAADLGVAERLVFAGTVSESDKQWYLHHCAAFVFPSIAEGFGLPVIEAMAFGKPVFIAHATSLPEIGGDAAYYFTSFEAQDMQQAFLHGLQHYHSVHPQEAIMQRAALFSWDEAARKYITIYQNLAATAK
- the meaB gene encoding methylmalonyl Co-A mutase-associated GTPase MeaB, with the translated sequence MQLNIKQIARNISLIENRVAGFESLLLQNGQRKAGIVGLTGAPGAGKSTLADALIAEMLADGKRVAVLCIDPSSPFNMGALLGDRVRMSKWYNNDRVYIRSMASRNALGGLSPMIIEVTEYLKAAGFDFILVETVGVGQNEIDIAGLADVTVVVMVPEGGDEIQTMKSGIMEIGDVFVVNKCDRPDADRFVRYLKAMLAPVFQRVHKEIPVIKTIAATHAGIAELYHAVIAQFHNLFSTDRKYWLLAERAYQLIQERKMKDVSKLQLFNDIKQYFETNEQFNLYNFVAQQTVK
- a CDS encoding glycosyltransferase family 9 protein, yielding MQQPANIIISRTDSIGDVVLTLPVAAVLKKHFPAIKVAWLGKAYTKPVINACKYVDEFIDVEDFYSKPVDVCGEAPQVILHVFPLASIAKRAKEIGIPLRIGTTNRLYHWTTCNKLVRLSRKKSDLHEAQLNLKLLEALGIYENLQIENLVPLFGLQQLQELKSEFRALIDEHKFNVILHPKSQGSAREWGLENFVKLVHLLDQNRYNIFISGTPKERGSLQPLFDAVGNLVHDITGKMDLDQFMAFINKCDALVANSTGPLHIAAALGKHAMGIYPPMRPIHPGRWAPVGKYTTVFVEDKTCTDCSRNTAGCHCMAAIQPMSIQLALDKAARKLA
- a CDS encoding glycosyltransferase family 2 protein; its protein translation is MKISGFTIIRNAIINDYPIVEAIRSILPVVDEMVVLIGDSEDDTTGLIKAINDPKIKIHYSTWDLSLRKGGRVLAVETDKAFQLIDPASDWAFYIQGDEVIHEQYLPAIKTACEKYKTDTNVEGLLFRYLHFYGTYDYVGDSRRWYHREVRIIRNDKRIAAYRDAQGFRIGQTKLKVKLIDACVYHYGWVKSPKQMKQKQQHVSRFWNEDSEEWRQYVQQEDAFNFDDFDSLQKFTGSHPAVMKDRIEKKNWNIDIDLSKKHFSLKDALLYRFEKLTSIRPFDFKNYRII
- a CDS encoding LON peptidase substrate-binding domain-containing protein; this translates as MINFIPIFPLSIVVYPGEQLNLHIFEDRYKQLVNECYSLQKPFGIPSVVNNNVTDLGTLVKVKEIVKVYDDGKMDIRTEGLSVFRVLEVIKKVPDKLYSGAIVEYPANEMNLVRAMMQQILTSIRELHKLLKITKDIKKPDDELLSYDVAHHAGLTLEEEYELLGLLREDQRLEYLKRHLNKVIPMINGIELLKEKIQLNGHFRELKGFNFDF
- a CDS encoding maleylpyruvate isomerase N-terminal domain-containing protein, with the translated sequence MQTQPAPIQVQHLFEPLDDSLMELLYALTPADWEKSTVARLWKVKDVAAHLLDGNIRTLSLQKDRYFGETPPAINTYNELVDWLNKLNADWVAAAKRMSPAVLILLHEATRKETSAYYKSLNLYDKAVFAVSWAGEEESLNWLHIAREYTEKWLHQQQIRDAVHKPGIMTSTFFYPFMDTCMYALPYTYKNIDAATGTTIELHIEGDGGGSWLLTKTGSGWLLSKEYERNVTARISLPAAIAWKLFSKSMRPADITNSIHVTGDETLALHALNMISVMA
- a CDS encoding SDR family oxidoreductase, yielding MHVIITGASKGLGKAMATQFAAAGNTLLLCARNEYNLYELVNELQTNYPQSAVHAKAADMSVTEHVTAFANWCLSFGTPGIIINNAGQFIPGSVHNEPDGALEQMIETNLYSAYHLTRLLLPAMMQVKEGHIFNICSIASIQAYNNGGAYSISKFALLGFSKNLREEMKPYNIKVTAVIPGAAYTDSWSASGIDAKRMMEANDVAGMVFAVARLSAQACVEEIVMRPQLGDL
- a CDS encoding YjjG family noncanonical pyrimidine nucleotidase, producing MKYRHLFFDLDHTLWDFETNAKETIREVYDLNSLHLLGIDNFDEFFNRYSYHNERLWDRYTKGYIKQEELRWKRMWLAMLDFKVADEAMAKRMSAEFLERLPLKTNLFPYTIEILEYLNKKGYILHLVTNGFENVQFSKLQNSNLRNYFREIITSEGSNSLKPNKEIFEYALSKSGALAHESVMIGDNLDADIQGGINAGLDTIFVNHLKIDPHIQATYVITHLKELEDIF
- a CDS encoding response regulator — its product is METSSVRDKILKALIVDDEVDICYLLDGILKKKSLRSTYVNTLSDAQRMLKKETPSILFLDNHLPDGLGVDFIDYVKRNHPFTRIVVVTAIDSSADRLKAYEKGADYFIAKPFNRDIIFNVVDRLNK
- a CDS encoding sigma-54-dependent transcriptional regulator, whose product is MKKKILIIDDDTDICLLLSKFLARKGYEADTAYSGVKGISMFSQGNYDAVLCDYRLGDKDGKDVLAQLKATDPKAIVIVITGYSDIKTAVEIIKAGAYDYITKPLIPDEVLNVLSAAFNQSETGSLTIPVSSVAKPAVKRSNTTSVDFMIGNAAATKELYRQIEIVAPTGYSIILYGESGTGKEVVARTIHDYSDRKGKPFVAVDCGTLSKELSGSELFGHVKGAFTGALNDKDGHFETANGGTLFLDEVANLSPDVQASLLRVIQERKFKRVGGTKEMDVDVRIIVASNENLQDAYRRGKFREDLYHRFNEFSINLPPLRNRKDDIISFANFFLAKTNQELNKEVVGFEDRVISMFLSYSWPGNLREFRNVVRRSVLLTPGGTTIKADTLPWEITGNSALDTAAPPVNEAGYLQNAVVMNSSNPTAVPPVRELDLKSTAVKAEYETIMNLLKQVNYNKKKAAEILNIDRKTLYNKIRNYEQLTEKLN